The genomic window AAGAGAGAAGTATATCGGAACAAGTCGTTACCCAGATACTGAACACGGCGAAAAAATATGGCTATATGCCCAATATGTCCGCCAGATACATGCGCAGTGGTCAATATAATATGAATATTTCTCTAATGACTTCATTTGAAGCCCCGTTGGTATTGATCAATGCCTGGCTGATTTCAATTGAAAAATTTATCGAGCAGGTGAGTGTTGAAAACATGAGTTTTACAATCACACTGACTCCGTTTCATGTGGGGCATTTGGAAAAAGTTTTCTCTGTAAAGGATATAGAAGCTGCCATTATTGCCAACACAAATGCAACAGACGATGAGTTTTTGGAAGAGGCCAGCCTTTCCATGCCGATTGTTCTGATCAACCGGCGAATTTCAGATTACTGCACCGTACGTTTGGATGAATCTGCAGCGATAGAAGCAGCGGACGTATTGATATCCCAACATCGAAAAAAAATAGCTGTGCTCAAACCTCCATTTTTAACCCAGTCCACAAAAGAACGCTTTGATAATTTCACCCATCGGGTTATAGAGTCGGGTCTACCCAGGCCGGACGTTATCGAACTGGAGCAATATAATGAATATGGCGCTCACTTGGCATTACAAGCGTATTTCAAAACAGGCGGTACTTT from candidate division KSB1 bacterium includes these protein-coding regions:
- a CDS encoding LacI family DNA-binding transcriptional regulator, whose translation is MINNNKKIRLKDIADAVGCSVSTVSIVLNGKYKERSISEQVVTQILNTAKKYGYMPNMSARYMRSGQYNMNISLMTSFEAPLVLINAWLISIEKFIEQVSVENMSFTITLTPFHVGHLEKVFSVKDIEAAIIANTNATDDEFLEEASLSMPIVLINRRISDYCTVRLDESAAIEAADVLISQHRKKIAVLKPPFLTQSTKERFDNFTHRVIESGLPRPDVIELEQYNEYGAHLALQAYFKTGGTFDGLFTMTDVLAVGAYKAIKSTGRKIPDDVAVIGFDGLSYAPYLDPPLTTFEVKRGFVYSEAVRILVQMIMNDFRQHVEITYKTKLVKRGSIG